The window CTCTTCTGCCGCCACTGCGATGAGCCGATGTGTGTCGTGAGCTGCATGAGCGGCGCGATGCGTAAGAATCCTGAGACGGGGCTTGTCGAGTACGACGAGACAAAGTGCGGAGCCTGCTATATGTGCGTCATGAACTGCCCTTATGGCGTGCCGAAGCCCGATACCGCGACGCGCAGCGTTGTAATAAAGTGCGATTTCTGCGCCGGTAAGGAAGAGGGGCCGAGCTGCGTGCGTGCCTGTCCTAAAGAGGCCATCTATCTTAAGGAGGTGGAGTAGATGAGACATCTTATCATCGGAGCTTCAGCTGCCGGTATCTCCGCGGCGAGAAAGATCCGCGAACTGCGCCCGGACGACGAAATCACGGTAGTGGCGAAGGACGCCGCCGTTCACTCGCGCTGTATGCTGCACCATTTTCTTGGCGGACGAAAGAGCGCGGAGGAGATAAATTTTGCGGGCGCGGATTTTTTTGAGAAGAACAATATCCGCTTCATTGCGGAGGAGGAGATAACGTCCGTCCTTCCGGCGGAGAACTGCGCCGTCGGCAGGAAATCGGGTAAACTGCCCTATGACGCTCTGCTGATAACCACGGGGGCGCGTTTCTTCATCCCGCCGATCCCCGGCTTTCGGGAGGCGAAGAACGTCTACGGTCTGCGCGACCTCTCGGACGCGCAGAAGATAAAGGCCGCCGCGCGCGGCGCGAAGGAATGCGTCATCGTCGGATCCGGCCTCGTCGGGCTTGACGCCGCCTACGCCCTCTGCGAACTTGGTATCAAGTGCCGGGTCGTCGAGATGGAGGACCGCATCTGCCCGCTTCAGCTAGACGCCGTGGCCGCCGCTCCCTATCAGCGGCTCTTTGAGGAGGTCGGCTGTGAGTTCTTCCTCGCGAAAAAGGCCGCCGGCTCCGAGGTGGATGATGGGGGCCGGATGCGCGCGGTGCTGCTTGAGAGCGGCGAACGGCTGCCCGCCGACTTTGTGATTGTTACCGCGGGGGTGCGTCCAAACATCGAATTTCTTGAGGGCAGCGGCGTCGTAACAGACCGCTGCGTGAAGGTCGACGACTATATGCGCACGAACGTCGCCAACATCTGGGCCGCGGGAGACGTCGCCGGGCTCTCGGGCATCTGGCCCAACGCCGCTCTGCAGGGGGAGACGGCGGCACGCAATATCTGCGGCGAGGCGGTGAAATATGCCGACCGCTACGCGATGAAGAACACGATGAATTTCTTTGGCCTAACGACGCTCTCGCTGGGGCCCAACGCGTCGGAGGCCGGCGACGAGGTGCTGGTCAGCGAATGGCGCCGCGGGTATACAAAGGCGGTCATACGCGGCGGCAGGCTTGTCCACCTTACGATGCAGGGCGATATTTCAAACACGGGGTTCTGGCAGGAGCTCGTCAAACGCGGCGTTAAGGTGAAGGATTCAGACAAGCCTCTGCACCGCCTGAGCTACGCGGACTTCTGGCACTACGACGAGTCGGACGGAGAGTACTGCTGGGTTTAACGTGCCGCAGTTACGAACGTCCTCCGGCGGGGCGGGCGCAGGGGCTGTTCTCATGCGCCTGCACCGGTTAAATGCTATTGATGTTTGCTTTTTTTTGAAAAAGTGCTACAATTTAAGAGCTAATTCAGGAGAAATGACTGGAAGAGTGGGGTGTGCCCACTCTTCTTTTGTTACGGGAGGTGTTCTTTTTGAACCGGGAAAAATACAGCGAAATACACGGCGCCCTCTACCAGCGCGCCGAATCGCTTGGATATGAGTGCGCCGGCTTCGAGATCGTCTCGGAGGCAGGCATGGATATCCTCAGGCTGTACCTGGAAATGCCTGGCGGCATAGATATAGAGGACTGCGAGCGGGTCTCGCGGGAGGTCAGCGAATACCTCGACACGATAGAGGACGACCTGCCGGAGAGGTATTTTCTGGAGATCAGCTCTCCCGGCCTGGAACGCCCGCTTTTCGTTATTGAGGATTACCGGCGCTTTGAAGGTAAAGAGGCTCAAATATACCTGAAGAAGGGCGGCCGCACGCTGAAAGGAACACTTTCAGGAACGACGCCGGATGACGAGGCGGTCATCATGACCTCCGAGGGAGAGCGGCGCGTCTCTCTCGACGATATAAAACGGGCTCATCTCATATATATACCGCAGACGGGCCAGAAAAAAACCTTTAAAAAGATACCGAAAAAGAAAAAATAAACCGTTACCACGAAGGGAGTCGAATTGGAAAAATGCAGCTTGGAAAAGATTTTAAAAAGGTTCTCCGGCAGATAGAGGAGGAGAAGGGGCTCTCGGAGGAGACGATCGTCTCCAGCCTCGAGGCGGCGATGGTCTCGGCCTATAAGAAGTTCAAGGGCGGAAATCAGCACACCGAAGTCTACATAGATGTCGAAAACGGTGAGTTCTCTCTTTATGAGGTTTACGAGATCGTGGAAGAGGTGGTCAATCCCGACGCGGAGATGACCCTTGAAGAGGCGGAACGCCGCGGATACAAGGAGCTCGAGGTCGGCGACATCATCCGTACAGAGGTGCTGCCGGAGGATTTCGGGCGCATTGCGGCGCAGACGGCGCGGCAGGTCATCATCCAGAAGCTCAAGGACGCCGAGCGTCAGGTGGTGTACGAACAGTTCTCCGACAAGATCGGAAACATCGTCACCGGTTCGATATTCAAGGCTGAGGGCGACCAGATACTCGTCCGCCTCAACGACAAGACGGAGGCGATCATGCCGAAAGAGGAGCGTATCCTCGGTGAGAAGTATATTCCCGGCAGCCGCATGAAGTTTTATCTTCTCGACGTGCGCCAGACGACGCGCGGCCCGCGTATCATCGTCTCGCGTACCCATCCCGGACTCCTGCGCCGTCTGCTGGAGCTCGAGGTGCCCGAGATACAGGACGGCGTCGTCGAGATCCGCAACATAGTCCGCGAGGCCGGCACCCGCGCGAAGATCGCCGTGGCGAGCCTCGACGTCAATGTTGAGCCGCTCGGCGCCTGCGTCGGCAAGCAGGGTGGCCGCATTAAGTCGATAAGCAGCGAGCTTAACGGCGAGAGGATCGACATCATTGTATTTAACAACGATCCGCTGAAATATATCGTGAACGCGCTCTCTCCAGCGAAGGTCGTGCGGATCGAGCCGCTTCTTGATCAGGACCGTTCGGTCATCGCCTATGTCCGCTCCGATCAGCTCTCGCTCGCCATTGGCAAGGCAGGGCAGAATGTGCGTCTCGCGGCGCGCCTGACCGGTTGGAAGATCGACATCAAGGTCAAGGAAGAGGAAAAACTGCCGACGATGAAGGACCTCTTCATGGATCTCTCCGAGATAATCGACGAGGATAATAAATAGGAGCGTCCTATGGATAAGCAGAGTTCTCAGCCGGTGCTGAAAAAACAGAGGCCGCGGACCTGCGTCGGCTGCGGGGAGGAGTCCCCGAAGCGTATCCTGCTGCGCGTTATCAGGACGCCTGATGGCGAGGTGCGCTATGATCCAACGGGAAAGGCCAACGGCCGCGGTGCGTATGTCTGCGCCCGGCGTTCCTGCGTAGAGTCCGCGAAGAAGAAAAAATCCTTTTCGCGGGCGCTGAAGGCCGAGGTTCCCGAGCCCCTTTACGCCGAGCTGCTGGAAAAATGCGGCGATGAAGAGGCTGGTTAGGATGGGCGCTCCGACAGAGAGGGCGCTCAGCATGCTCAGCCTCGCGCGGCGGGCTCAGGAGCTGCTGATCGGCCAGGATAAGATATTTGAGGCGCTGCGCGGCGGGAAGCGGCTTGTGGTATTCGTGACGGAGGACTGCTCCGAAAACGTGCTTCGCAAGCTGCATTCGGCGGAAGAGCGCGGCGAATTGAATATATTCATATTAAAAGATACCGGCAGGGAGCTTCTTGGAAGACATCTCGGGATAAACGCCGCGCAGGCCGCGGCGCTTCCGGAGGGAAGCGGTTTTGCCGAAAAAATAGTTTCATTATTGAATGAAGACAGGAGTGATGCGGATGAGTAAAATCAGAGTATATGATCTTGCGAAGATGCTGGAAAAAAGCAATACGGAGATGGTGGAGATACTGACAAAACTCGGAGTCAGTATTAAATCGCATATGAGTTCGATAGACGAAGGACTTATCCCGATGGTGGAGGAGTCCCTTAAAGAGGCGAAAGAGGCCGCCGCGCAGCAGGCAATAGAGGAGATATCGACCTACCCGACGGTAAATGTTCCCGAGGGAGCCTCCGTCTCCGATATTGCGGCGCTGATCGGCGAAAAGGCCGGCAGCGCGGTCAAAGCCCTGATGGCCGAGGGGCTTATGGTACCCGCGACGACACGGGCCGACGAAAAGGTGCTCCAGATACTGGGCAAGAGCTATAAGAAGAATTTTGTCTTTGGCAAAGAACCCGAAAAGACGGCGGAACCCGAGGCGGCGCCCGCCGCGCCTGCGGTAAAAGAGCAGCAGGCGCAGCCGCAGCGTCCCCAGCCCGCCGCTAAAAAGGCGAAGGGCAAAGAAAAATCAAAGAAGAAACACAGCGGCGCCGGAGAGGCGGAGACGCGCCCGCCAATCATCACCGTCATGGGACACGTCGACCACGGGAAGACGACGCTGCTTGACAACATCAGAAAGACCCATGTTACCGAAAAAGAGGCCGGCGGCATCACGCAGCACATCGGAGCCTCCCGCGTCGAATATAACGGCAACACGCTTGTCTTCCTCGATACTCCTGGCCACGAGGCGTTCACCTCGATGCGCGCGCGCGGCGCACAGGTCACGGATATCGCGATCCTTGTAGTCGCCGCCGACGACGGTATCAAGCCGCAGACGATCGAGGCGCTCAACCACGCGAAGGCGGCTGGCGTTCCCATCGTCGTCGCCGTAAACAAGATGGACAAACCGGAGGCGAAACCCGAGAGGGTCCGCCAGCAGCTATCGGACTACGGACTGGTCCCCGAAGAGTGGGGCGGCGATACCATCATGGTGGATGTGGCCGCCAAGCAGGGGCTCCACGTTGACGACCTTCTTGAGATGCTGCTCATCGTCGCTGAAATGCAGGAGCTCAAGGCCGACCCGAAGGCCGCTCCGACCGGCACCGTCATCGAGGCGAACCTTGATAAGGGCAAGGGGCCGGTCGCTACCGTCATCGTCCAGGAGGGTACGCTGCACCGCGGCGACATCATCCACACCGGCACGGCGTGGGGCAAGATCCGCGCGATGATCGACGATAAGGGCAACAACGTGAACTCAGCCGGTCCCAGTATGCCGGTCGAGATCCTTGGACTGGAAAACGTACCGCAGCCGGGAGAGAAGTTCACCACGCTCTCCACGGAGCGAGAGGCGCGCGACCTCATCTCGCAGAGCGAATTTGAGCGCCGCGAGACGGACCAGAGCAAGGCGAAGCGCCTGACGCTCGAAGAGCTCTATGAGAAGATGCAGACGGAAGAGATCCCGCAGCTGCGTATCGTCCTCAAGACGGATGTGCAGGGCTCGCTGGAGGCCTTCCATTCTTCGCTGATGAAGATGAGTACGAACGCGGTCTCCGTGAACATCGTGCACGAGGGCGTCGGCCGCATCTCCGAATCGGACGTCATGCTCGCCTCCGCCTCCAACGCCATCATCATCGGCTTTAACGTCCGCCCGGACAGCAACGCGAAGAAGATCGCCGAGAACGAGGGCGTCCAGATACGCCTTTACCAGGTCATCTACGACATGCTGGACGACGTAAAGGCCGCTATGGAGGGTATGCTGGCTCCCGAACTGCGCGAGCACACTCTCGGCCTGGCGGAGATACGCGAAATATTCCGCGTGCCGAAGGTCGGCAACATCGCGGGATGCCGTATAACCGAGGGACTTATGCGCAGAAGCGCGAAGGTGCGCCTCATCCGTGACGGCGTCGTCTTCTGGAACGGCGAGCTGTCGAGCCTCAAGCACTTCAAGGACGACGTGCGCGAGATCAAGGCGGGCAACGAATGCGGCCTCAGCTTTGAAAAGTTCCAGGACTTTAAGGTCGGCGACGTAATCGAGGCCTACGAGATACTTAAAGAGAAAAAGACTCTGGAGTAGATTAGATTAAGCCTGCCGCCCCGTCCATGCGAAGCGCCGCGGCGGCGGATTTATTCCGCCGCCTTCGCGGTTCGGCATTATGCGGCGGGCGGCGGCAGGCAGAATATACCTTTTAAGACTGCCAAAGGCATGCTGTAATTGGAGTGAAGATAAGATGTCCTTTTGGATAGCTGCGGCGCAGCTTTCACTGAGGCTTCCCTTTGCGGGCAGCCTCAAAGACCGCAGACATGTGGTGCGCTCTCTCACGGACGGCGTACGCGGACGTTTCGCCATCTCCGCCTCCGACCTTGGGCCGGACGGATGTCATAACGCCGCCGAACTGGGCTTCGCGGCGGCGGGTTCTTCCTCCGCGGAGCTTGACGAAAGAATGGGCAACCTTGAAAAATATCTGTATCAGAGGGAAGAAGAGGGAGAATTCGAGATAACCGGATTCTCGCTGGAGGTGTTCAATTATGGCGACCTATCGAATTGACAGGATAAACAAAGAATTTCTGCGTCTCATCTCCGAGATGCTCCAGACGCGGATAAAGAGGGCGGAGGCGGCGGAGGCCGTGCTCACGAAGGTCTCCGTATCGCGTGACCTGAGCTACGCAAAGGTCTTTTATACCCTTATAAAGGAAGAAAACCGCGAAAAGGTCCAGGCCGTGCTCGACTCGGCGGCGGGTCCCCTCCGTTCGATGCTGGGCAAGGAGATGCACCTGCGTACGATCCCCGAGCTTCACTTCTGCTATGACGACTCGGAAAACAAAGCGCGTGCGATGGACGAGCTGCTTGATAAAGTGGCGGAGCTTGACGCGCAGAAGAGGGCCGAAAGGGACGCTCAGCAGTGACGGCGGAGAAGAACGGCCTCTTTGACGAGGTGCTGAAAAAGCTGAAAAGACATGATTCGTGGGTGATACTCTGCCATGAAAATCCTGACGGAGACACCCTCGGCAGCGCCTTCGCGCTCTATTCCCTGGGAAAGCGGGAGGGTAAATCAGTTATGATTGTCTGTCCAGACAGTCTGCCGGATACCTTCTCCTTCTTTCCGCATGCGGCGGAGCTGCGCGTAACCAAAAGCCTTCCTGCCGGAGAGGTGCGGAACGCTCTGCTGGCCGCCGTCGACATCAGCACGGAAAAGCGTACGCTCGCCAACATGCCGGAGCTGCTGTCGGCCTGCGCCGACTCCGTCAACATCGACCACCACGGCGACAACACGATGTTCGCCGCGACGAATCTCGTCGTGCCAAGTGCCTCCGCCACCGCGGAGATAATTACCGCGTTGCTTTCGGCCTACGGCAAAGGCATCACCGAGGGGGAGGCCTCTGCGCTCTACACGGCGCTGGTGACCGATAACGGCAACTTTCGTTACAACTCGACCTCGGTGGAGAGCCACGGCTGCGCGCAGCTCCTGCTCGAAGCGGGGGCGAAGCCGACGGAGATCGACGACCGCATCAACGAAAATATGACTGATAAAATTTTGCGCCTCTGGGGGCTTGCCCTATCGCGCACTGAGCTCTTTGCCGGCGGTAAATGCGCTCTATTCTGGCTCCGCGGTTTCGAGATCGACGGCGCGGATGCGGATTCCAACGCCCTTGACGGCCTCATCAACATGCTGATGCGTATCAAAGGCGTAAAGGTGGCGCTCTTTCTCGCGGAGAAAAACGGCAATAATAAGCTCAGCGTGAGAAGCCGCGCGCCCTACAGCGCGCGCGATCTTGCCTCCCGCTTCGGCGGCGGCGGCCATCAGAACGCCGCCGGCGCTAAAATTTCAGGTGGTTTTGAGGATACCCTCGCGTCGGTAAAAAAAGAGGCTGAAAAGTATGTCGCTTTCGGGAATACTTCCGCTCAATAAACCGGCAGGGCTCAGAAGCACTTACTGTGTACAGAGAGTGCGCGGCATCCTTGGCAAAAAGATAAAGACGGGACACGGCGGAACTCTCGATTCTACCGCCTCCGGCCTTCTGCTCGTGCTGGTGGGGCAGGCGACGCGCCTCTCGAACTTCGTCATGGAGATGCCAAAACGCTATGAGGCGGAGATCGCCTTCGGCGCCGCCACTTCGACCGACGATATGAGCGGCGAGGTAACGGCGCGCGCGCCATGGGAGCATATCACCGACGAGATGATCGACTCTGCGCTCTGCGGCTTTATGGGCTGGCGCATGCAGTCTCCGCCAGCGGTCTCCGCCGTCCACATCGAGGGCGAACGGGCCCACGCTCTGGCGCGCGGCGGGCGGGCGGTCATACCGGAGGCCAAACCGGTCTGCTTTGTAAAAATATCCCGCCTCTCTTCGCTGGACGGTAGCGGCAGGGTGAGAATGTGCGTCGATTGCCGCAAGGGCACCTACATACGCAGCTTTGCCCGCGACCTTGGCGAACGCCTTGGCTCGCTGGCCCATATTGCCAGCCTTGCGAGAATATCAAGCGGTCCCTTCTCTATTACTAAGGCTAAAGGCGCGGAGGCCCTTTTTGAAATGTCGCGCGAGGAACTTGCTGCGGAGCTGATCCCAGTTACAGGTCTCTGCGAACTCTTTCCAGGCTACGAGGCGGACGGCGATTCTTTCGAGCGGCTGTCTCATGGACAGCGGATAACGCTCGCCGGGCTGAAACGCCGTCCGCTCGTACAGACCGCGCCGCTTGCCGGCAGGCTGGTCGTCGCTTCGGAAAGGATATTCTCCATCTGTTCGCCCTTTCCCTGTGGGGGGACCTTTGAGCTGGCTCCCGAGGTCAACATAATAATCCAGGGGGGCGGGGCCGAATGATATACGCGCTTGGGGCCTTTGACGGCTTTCACCTAGGTCACCGGCGGCTTCTTGAAATGGCTAAGCGGGAATCCGCACAAAGAGACACCGGCTGGGGAGTCATCACCTTCGAGGGCCATCCACGGATGCTCCTTAACCGTGACAACTTCAAACTGCTTTTCACGCCGCCCGAAAGGGACCTGATCGCCCGTTACCTTGGCATACCGCGCATGGAGAAGATACACTTCACGCATGAATTCGCGGCGCTTGAACCACGCGGGTTTGCGGACTACATCGCGGAAAAATACCGCGTCGACGGCCTTGTCATCGGTGAAAACTTCCGCTTTGGCAGGGGACGCTCCGGCAATCCCGTCGTGCTTGCCGAACTTGCGCGGGAACGCGGCTGGTCGCTCGATGTCATCCCCTCCTACAAGGCCGAGGGGCGGGTGGTAAGCAGCACCGCGACGAGAGAGGCCGTCCTGGCCGGCAAAATGGCGCTGGCCTGCGAACTTCTGGGCTATCCGTTCATTATCAGCGGCAGAGTGGTGCAGGGGGAGGCGCGGGGACGGCTGCTCGGATACCGCACCGCGAATATATCCGTCAAAGAGGGCAAGATATATCCTCCGCACGGCGTCTACGCGGCCCTTTCATATATAGAGGGGGAGTGGCGCAGCGTCGCGCTCAACATCGGCAGCAACCCGACCTTTGACGACGGACGCCGCGCGCCGCGCTGCGAGGCGCACGTGATAGACTTTGACGACGGCCTATACGGCAGCCTAATGCGGCTCTTCATCATCGGACGTATCCGCGGCGAGAGAAAATTTGACGGAGCGGAAGAGCTTATCGGACAGATCGGCGCTGATGTGGAGGCCTGCACTAAGCTCTGCGCGAAATACGCCGCGGAAAAAGAGGCCGAACTCGGTAATTTTGCCTCGGTCTTTGACAGTATCGGGGCGCTAGCGTATCATAACTAAGTTATAAACAAAGTGATTATTTTGAGGAGGAAGATTTCCCTTGCTGAGAACTATGCGGAACTATACCAAAGTAATAATGATAATCGTGATACTATTCTTCGTGGCTTCATGCTTCGCGGGATACGGGCTCTACTCCCGTGGCAACAGGGGCGGCGGAGACGGAATGCGCGATTACCCCGTGGCGGAGGTCAACGGCAGGAAAGTTCTGCGTTCCGAGCTTGAAAAGGGCGCGGCGCAGATCTCCGAGCAGTACGGCAGCAACGTCAGCTCGGCGGACATCCCTCAGATCAGAAGGGCCGCTCTTGACGGCATTATCATTCAGGGCGAGCTGCAGAAGGAGATCTCCAACAGAAAGATAGACGTTCCCAGCGACGAGATAGACGCGGCCTACACCAGGGCGATGGACAGCTATCCCACGCGCGAGGAATTTATGGAATTTATCAAGCGCAGCGGGCTCACCGAAAAACAGATAAAAGAAGACATCAAAAAGCAGCTCCAGATGCAGAAGCTCATGGAGTCGCTTGAAAAAGATGTCGCGGTGGACGACAAAGAGGTCCGCGCCTTCTACGACACGGCGAAGAATTTCCTCTATAAGCAACCCGCGGGCGTGATGGTCAACATCGCCACCTTCAAGGACAAGGCGGCGGCCGAAGCGGCGCAGAAGGCGATCGCCGGCGGCGCGAAGTGGGATGCAGAGATAGAGAAATACAAAAACGACATCGAGATGGCAACCTCCTATGACAAACCGACGATCATAACCGACCAGATGCTGCAGCAGAAAGAGCTCTCCGTCCTCAAGGATTACCCGATGAATAAGGTCACTCCTGTTGAGAGCGCCGGAGAGAACCACAGCTACATCGCCATCAAACGCAGTAAATCAGCCGAGCGTGTGCTTCCCTTCGACGAAGTGAGCGGCGACGTTACGGCGGTGATCAAAAACCAGAAGATGCAGCAGGCTCAGCAGAAATTCTACGGAGAGCTGCTCTCCCGCGCGAATGTGAAGGTGCTGGACGCCTCCATCTTCCCCGAGGAAAAGCAGCCCGAGGCGGCCTCCTCCGACCAGACGGCGCCCGCGGCCTCCGAGGATAAGAAAGATTGACGCGAAAGCGGCAAACGGACAAAAGAGAAACATACTGAAATGGCCGGAGATGACTCCGGCCATTTTTGTATGCTTCGCTGGGTGATTTGGCCTTTTCGGCGCGTGCGCGCCGTTATATATTTTCAAGTATGAATTGTTAAGCGGCGGGAGGAGCCTTATTCGTGCCCGCCTTAAAACAGATAAAATATAAAATAGAGGTGTATTTGCCATGGTAACGGGAAAACTTATTGATTTACGGGGAAAGGCAGCTGTGGTCACGGGAGCGGCCGCGGGGATAGGAAAGGCCTCCGCGATGATGCTGGCGCGTTCCGGGGCCTCCGTCGCGCTGTTGGACAGAAATTATGACGCGGCGGCTCTCTCAGCCTCCGAGATCGCCTCGGAGTGCGGTGTACAGACAAAGGCCTACCGCTGTGACGTCCTCGCCGAGCTGGATAGTGAGGCCGTAATTGAAGAGGCGGCGAGGGATTTCGGCGCGATAAACATCCTCGTCAACAACGCTGGCGGCGGTGGAGGCGGCAGGGAAATATTTGACGGACTTACGGACGATTATCTCAATAAAATATTCGGCCTCAACGTCTACAGCATATTCAGGTTTTCACGCCTCTGCCTTCCCCATATGAAGCGCGCGGGATACGGTTCCATCATAAACATCAGCTCGATGGCGAGCGTCATGAGCAGCATGAACATGTCTGTCTACAGCGCCTCAAAGGCGGCTGTCAACGCGCTGACGCGCCAGATGGCGATCGACGTCGCCCCGGTCCGCGTGAATGCCGTCGCC is drawn from Cloacibacillus porcorum and contains these coding sequences:
- a CDS encoding DUF503 domain-containing protein, translating into MSFWIAAAQLSLRLPFAGSLKDRRHVVRSLTDGVRGRFAISASDLGPDGCHNAAELGFAAAGSSSAELDERMGNLEKYLYQREEEGEFEITGFSLEVFNYGDLSN
- a CDS encoding peptidylprolyl isomerase, whose product is MLRTMRNYTKVIMIIVILFFVASCFAGYGLYSRGNRGGGDGMRDYPVAEVNGRKVLRSELEKGAAQISEQYGSNVSSADIPQIRRAALDGIIIQGELQKEISNRKIDVPSDEIDAAYTRAMDSYPTREEFMEFIKRSGLTEKQIKEDIKKQLQMQKLMESLEKDVAVDDKEVRAFYDTAKNFLYKQPAGVMVNIATFKDKAAAEAAQKAIAGGAKWDAEIEKYKNDIEMATSYDKPTIITDQMLQQKELSVLKDYPMNKVTPVESAGENHSYIAIKRSKSAERVLPFDEVSGDVTAVIKNQKMQQAQQKFYGELLSRANVKVLDASIFPEEKQPEAASSDQTAPAASEDKKD
- the nusA gene encoding transcription termination factor NusA translates to MQLGKDFKKVLRQIEEEKGLSEETIVSSLEAAMVSAYKKFKGGNQHTEVYIDVENGEFSLYEVYEIVEEVVNPDAEMTLEEAERRGYKELEVGDIIRTEVLPEDFGRIAAQTARQVIIQKLKDAERQVVYEQFSDKIGNIVTGSIFKAEGDQILVRLNDKTEAIMPKEERILGEKYIPGSRMKFYLLDVRQTTRGPRIIVSRTHPGLLRRLLELEVPEIQDGVVEIRNIVREAGTRAKIAVASLDVNVEPLGACVGKQGGRIKSISSELNGERIDIIVFNNDPLKYIVNALSPAKVVRIEPLLDQDRSVIAYVRSDQLSLAIGKAGQNVRLAARLTGWKIDIKVKEEEKLPTMKDLFMDLSEIIDEDNK
- the infB gene encoding translation initiation factor IF-2; amino-acid sequence: MSKIRVYDLAKMLEKSNTEMVEILTKLGVSIKSHMSSIDEGLIPMVEESLKEAKEAAAQQAIEEISTYPTVNVPEGASVSDIAALIGEKAGSAVKALMAEGLMVPATTRADEKVLQILGKSYKKNFVFGKEPEKTAEPEAAPAAPAVKEQQAQPQRPQPAAKKAKGKEKSKKKHSGAGEAETRPPIITVMGHVDHGKTTLLDNIRKTHVTEKEAGGITQHIGASRVEYNGNTLVFLDTPGHEAFTSMRARGAQVTDIAILVVAADDGIKPQTIEALNHAKAAGVPIVVAVNKMDKPEAKPERVRQQLSDYGLVPEEWGGDTIMVDVAAKQGLHVDDLLEMLLIVAEMQELKADPKAAPTGTVIEANLDKGKGPVATVIVQEGTLHRGDIIHTGTAWGKIRAMIDDKGNNVNSAGPSMPVEILGLENVPQPGEKFTTLSTEREARDLISQSEFERRETDQSKAKRLTLEELYEKMQTEEIPQLRIVLKTDVQGSLEAFHSSLMKMSTNAVSVNIVHEGVGRISESDVMLASASNAIIIGFNVRPDSNAKKIAENEGVQIRLYQVIYDMLDDVKAAMEGMLAPELREHTLGLAEIREIFRVPKVGNIAGCRITEGLMRRSAKVRLIRDGVVFWNGELSSLKHFKDDVREIKAGNECGLSFEKFQDFKVGDVIEAYEILKEKKTLE
- the rbfA gene encoding 30S ribosome-binding factor RbfA → MATYRIDRINKEFLRLISEMLQTRIKRAEAAEAVLTKVSVSRDLSYAKVFYTLIKEENREKVQAVLDSAAGPLRSMLGKEMHLRTIPELHFCYDDSENKARAMDELLDKVAELDAQKRAERDAQQ
- a CDS encoding NAD(P)/FAD-dependent oxidoreductase, translating into MRHLIIGASAAGISAARKIRELRPDDEITVVAKDAAVHSRCMLHHFLGGRKSAEEINFAGADFFEKNNIRFIAEEEITSVLPAENCAVGRKSGKLPYDALLITTGARFFIPPIPGFREAKNVYGLRDLSDAQKIKAAARGAKECVIVGSGLVGLDAAYALCELGIKCRVVEMEDRICPLQLDAVAAAPYQRLFEEVGCEFFLAKKAAGSEVDDGGRMRAVLLESGERLPADFVIVTAGVRPNIEFLEGSGVVTDRCVKVDDYMRTNVANIWAAGDVAGLSGIWPNAALQGETAARNICGEAVKYADRYAMKNTMNFFGLTTLSLGPNASEAGDEVLVSEWRRGYTKAVIRGGRLVHLTMQGDISNTGFWQELVKRGVKVKDSDKPLHRLSYADFWHYDESDGEYCWV
- the ribF gene encoding riboflavin biosynthesis protein RibF, giving the protein MIYALGAFDGFHLGHRRLLEMAKRESAQRDTGWGVITFEGHPRMLLNRDNFKLLFTPPERDLIARYLGIPRMEKIHFTHEFAALEPRGFADYIAEKYRVDGLVIGENFRFGRGRSGNPVVLAELARERGWSLDVIPSYKAEGRVVSSTATREAVLAGKMALACELLGYPFIISGRVVQGEARGRLLGYRTANISVKEGKIYPPHGVYAALSYIEGEWRSVALNIGSNPTFDDGRRAPRCEAHVIDFDDGLYGSLMRLFIIGRIRGERKFDGAEELIGQIGADVEACTKLCAKYAAEKEAELGNFASVFDSIGALAYHN
- the rimP gene encoding ribosome maturation factor RimP; amino-acid sequence: MNREKYSEIHGALYQRAESLGYECAGFEIVSEAGMDILRLYLEMPGGIDIEDCERVSREVSEYLDTIEDDLPERYFLEISSPGLERPLFVIEDYRRFEGKEAQIYLKKGGRTLKGTLSGTTPDDEAVIMTSEGERRVSLDDIKRAHLIYIPQTGQKKTFKKIPKKKK
- a CDS encoding L7Ae/L30e/S12e/Gadd45 family ribosomal protein; the encoded protein is MGAPTERALSMLSLARRAQELLIGQDKIFEALRGGKRLVVFVTEDCSENVLRKLHSAEERGELNIFILKDTGRELLGRHLGINAAQAAALPEGSGFAEKIVSLLNEDRSDADE
- a CDS encoding 4Fe-4S dicluster domain-containing protein translates to MKRIFIDADKCDGCMNCSLACMNAHRRDGIDNIYSLDLNDPENESRNFILQDGGKHYRPLFCRHCDEPMCVVSCMSGAMRKNPETGLVEYDETKCGACYMCVMNCPYGVPKPDTATRSVVIKCDFCAGKEEGPSCVRACPKEAIYLKEVE
- the truB gene encoding tRNA pseudouridine(55) synthase TruB: MSLSGILPLNKPAGLRSTYCVQRVRGILGKKIKTGHGGTLDSTASGLLLVLVGQATRLSNFVMEMPKRYEAEIAFGAATSTDDMSGEVTARAPWEHITDEMIDSALCGFMGWRMQSPPAVSAVHIEGERAHALARGGRAVIPEAKPVCFVKISRLSSLDGSGRVRMCVDCRKGTYIRSFARDLGERLGSLAHIASLARISSGPFSITKAKGAEALFEMSREELAAELIPVTGLCELFPGYEADGDSFERLSHGQRITLAGLKRRPLVQTAPLAGRLVVASERIFSICSPFPCGGTFELAPEVNIIIQGGGAE
- the rnpM gene encoding RNase P modulator RnpM; the protein is MDKQSSQPVLKKQRPRTCVGCGEESPKRILLRVIRTPDGEVRYDPTGKANGRGAYVCARRSCVESAKKKKSFSRALKAEVPEPLYAELLEKCGDEEAG
- a CDS encoding DHH family phosphoesterase, whose translation is MTAEKNGLFDEVLKKLKRHDSWVILCHENPDGDTLGSAFALYSLGKREGKSVMIVCPDSLPDTFSFFPHAAELRVTKSLPAGEVRNALLAAVDISTEKRTLANMPELLSACADSVNIDHHGDNTMFAATNLVVPSASATAEIITALLSAYGKGITEGEASALYTALVTDNGNFRYNSTSVESHGCAQLLLEAGAKPTEIDDRINENMTDKILRLWGLALSRTELFAGGKCALFWLRGFEIDGADADSNALDGLINMLMRIKGVKVALFLAEKNGNNKLSVRSRAPYSARDLASRFGGGGHQNAAGAKISGGFEDTLASVKKEAEKYVAFGNTSAQ